A single region of the Cucumis melo cultivar AY chromosome 3, USDA_Cmelo_AY_1.0, whole genome shotgun sequence genome encodes:
- the LOC103485447 gene encoding uncharacterized protein LOC103485447, giving the protein MDVERSSLCNCVVNFLLEENYVLTAFELLHELLDDGRDAQAIRLKDFFSDPAHFPPDQITRFNSLRVADPQSLLEEKEAIEEKLAISEYELRLAQEDISKLKIELQKKNEAHSVELSDSKADSTIRGRQEVHLEKGNASSDLGPLKDNERQDLNCAVKEYLLLAGYRLTAMTFYEEVTDQDLDVWPNSPACVSDALRHYYYQYLSSTTEAAEEKIAMIRLNESLLEANKKLNHEKESLLRNKDLADGQIGALTKSLETMQKEIKDKESLVQDLKKSWEHQRKELNDCRAEITALKMHIEGSRSNLYSVTNDVDPGQLQSSETYKEEIKLLQNEIETLKAKYVNASDHVEPIVTKEVSEKAEDKVVEIHEDILAHVSDARNAVVDNGDSRSLGTQTSGISMSKSEEVLHELSVVSTNNDNCMENKESLSKPSGQQLTEDNVLPVKADNPCDDEAVFGKGLGTIQILADALPKIVPYVLINHREELLPLIMCAIERHPDSGTRDSLTHTLFNLIKRPDEQQRRIIMDACVTLAKSVGEMRTETELLPQCWEQINHMYEERRLLVAQSCGELAEFVRPEIRDSLILSIVQQLIEDAATVVREAAVHNLAILLPLFPNTDKYYKVEEMMFQLICDPAGVVVETSMKELVPAVIKWGNKLDHVLRVLMSHILSSAQRCPPLSGVEGSVESHLRALGERERWNVDVLLKMLSELLPFVHQKAIETCPFSSVTQATGTMISTSVLELYAGGCIEWPAFEWIHVDCLPDLIQLACFLPQKEDNLRNRITKFLLAVSECFGNPYLTHIMLPVFLVAVGESADLGFFPSTIHSRIKGLKPKTILGERLATICVLPLLLAGVLGAPSKEEELVHFLRKLLVEGTKEESHSVNRYTEIVDAVRFFCTFEQHHGMIFNILWEMVVSSHISMKISAANLLKVIVPYTDSKVASTHILPALITLGSDPNLNVKYASIDAFGAVAQHFKNDIIVEKIRVQMDAFLEDGSHEATIAVIRALVVAVPLTTERLRDYLLSKIFQLSAAPPTSSALMRRHERADAFCEAIRALDATDLSPTSIRELFLPTIQNLLRDLDALDPAHKEALEIIMKERSGGTFETISKVMGAHLGIASSVTNFFGVDGGILGKKESLEPIPSEPVEPPNPTPPPPAEDTRFRRIMRGSFTDMLRGKVKSQDDSQSL; this is encoded by the exons ATGGACGTCGAAAGGTCTTCCTTGTGCAATTGCGTGGTTAACTTTTTGCTTGAGGAGAACTATGTCTTGACAGCATTTGAGCTCCTCCACGAGCTTCTTGACGATGGCCGTGATGCCCAGGCCATTCGTCTCAAAGACTTCTTCTCCGATCCTGCTCACTTTCCTCCTGATCAAATCACTCGCTTCAATTCTCTTCGAG TTGCAGACCCTCAAAGTTTGTTGGAGGAGAAAGAAGCAATAGAAGAAAAGTTAGCTATCAGTGAGTATGAGCTGCGGTTAGCTCAAGAAGACATTTCAAAATTGAAGATTGAATTGCAGAAAAAGAATGAGGCCCATTCAGTTGAGTTGAGTG ATTCAAAGGCTGACTCTACCATTAGAGGTCGGCAAGAGGTTCATCTAGAAAAGGGGAATGCCTCCTCTGATTTGGGTCCACTTAAAGACAATGAACGTCAAGATCTTAATTGCGCTGTGAAGGAATATCTGCTTCTAGCAGGTTATCGACTTACTGCAATGACATTTTATGAAGAG GTTACAGATCAAGACCTTGATGTTTGGCCTAACTCACCTGCATGTGTATCAGATGCTTTGCGTCACtactattatcaatatctatccTCCACCACAGAAGCTGCAGAG GAAaaaattgcaatgattcgacTGAATGAATCTTTGCTAGAAGCAAACAAGAAATTAAATCATGAAAAGGAAAGCTTGCTAAGAAACAAAGATTTGGCAGATGGTCAGATAGGAGCATTAACAAAGTCTTTAGAAACTATGCAGAAGGAAATTAAAGACAAAGAAAGCCTG GTACAAGATTTAAAGAAATCCTGGGAGCACCAGAGAAAGGAACTCAATGACTGTAGAGCTGAAATCACTGCACTAAAAATGCACATTGAGGGTTCTCGTTCTAATTTGTACTCAGTTACTAATGACGTGGATCCTGGCCAACTGCAGTCCTCTGAAACATACAAGGAGGAAATAAAGTTACTGCAAAATGAAATTGAGACTTTAAAAGCAAAATATGTGAATGCTTCGGATCATGTTGAACCAATTGTTACTAAGGAAGTGTCTGAGAAGGCAGAAGACAAAGTTGTTGAGATACATGAAGACATTTTGGCCCATGTCTCAGATGCAAGGAATGCGGTTGTAGATAATGGAGATTCTCGGTCACTAGGTACGCAAACTTCTGGTATCAGCATGAGCAAATCAGAGGAAGTTTTACATGAACTTTCAGTAGTTTCAACAAATAATGATAATTGTATGGAAAATAAAGAAAGCCTCTCCAAACCAAGTGGTCAGCAACTTACAGAAGACAATGTGCTACCTGTGAAAGCAGACAACCCATGTGATGATGAAGCTGTTTTTGGAAAG GGTTTGGGGACCATTCAGATACTTGCAGATGCGTTGCCGAAGATAGTTCCTTATGTTTTGATCAATCATCGTGAG GAGCTTCTTCCCCTTATAATGTGTGCAATTGAACGTCATCCAGATAGTGGCACCAGAGATTCCTTAACTCATACACTGTTTAATTTAATCAAACGTCCAGATGAACAGCAGAGACGTATCATCATGGAT GCATGTGTAACCCTTGCTAAGAGTGTTGGAGAGATGAGAACAGAAACAGAGTTACTCCCTCAGTGCTGGGAACAA ATAAATCACATGTATGAGGAACGTAGACTACTTGTTGCTCAATCATGTGGAGAGCTAGCAGAATTTGTTCGGCCGGAGATTCGTGATTCACTTATTCTGTCTATTGTACAACAACTGATTGAAGATGCTGCAACTGTTGTGCGGGAGGCTGCTGTTCATAATCTTGCTATTCTGCTTCCTCTCTTTCCAAACACTGACAAATATTACAAG GTAGAGGAGATGATGTTCCAGCTGATATGTGATCCGGCTGGTGTGGTTGTGGAAACTTCAATGAAGGAACTGGTTCCTGCAGTTATAAAGTGGGGAAACAAATTAGACCACGTCTTAAGAGTATTAATGTCTCATATTTTGAGCTCTGCTCAG CGGTGCCCACCTCTTTCGGGTGTTGAAGGGTCAGTGGAGTCTCATCTTCGTGCTTTAGGTGAGCGTGAACGCTGGAATGTTGATGTCTTACTAAAAATGCTGTCAGAGTTGCTTCCGTTTGTACACCAAAAAGCAATAGAAACTTGCCCATTTTCTTCTGTAACGCAAGCAACTGGAACCATGATCTCTACTTCTGTGCTTGAATTGTATGCAGG GGGTTGCATTGAATGGCCAGCATTTGAATGGATTCATGTAGACTGCCTTCCTGATTTAATACAGCTGGCCTGTTTTTTACCTCAGAAAGAAGACAACTTGAGAAATCGAATTACCAAG TTTCTTTTGGCCGTATCTGAATGTTTTGGCAATCCTTATTTGACACACATAATGCTGCCTGTATTCTTGGTAGCAGTTGGGGAAAGTGCAGATTTGGGGTTTTTCCCTTCAACTATCCATTCAAGAATTAAAG GTCTTAAACCGAAAACCATTTTGGGCGAAAGACTTGCCACAATTTGTGTTTTGCCACTTCTTCTAGCTGGTGTTTTGGGTGCTCCTAGTAAGGAGGAAGAGTTGGTGCATTTTTTGAGGAAACTATTAGTTGAAGGGACTAAGGAGGAGAGTCATTCAGTGAATCGATATACTGAAATTGTAGATGCAGTCCGGTTCTTTTG CACATTCGAACAGCACCATGGAATGATTTTTAATATTCTATGGGAGATGGTTGTCAGCTCTCACATAAGCATGAAGATCAGTGCCGCCAATCTGCTAAAAGTTATT GTACCTTACACTGATTCAAAAGTTGCGTCTACTCACATTTTGCCTGCTCTCATTACTTTGGGATCAGACCCGAACTTGAATGTGAAGTACGCAAGCATAGATGCTTTTGGAGCTGTTGCACAACATTTCAAGAATGACATT ATAGTGGAGAAGATAAGGGTTCAAATGGATGCTTTTCTCGAAGACGGATCTCATGAGGCTACTATAGCTGTGATCCGTGCATTGGTGGTGGCTGTACCTCTTACAACAGAAAGACTTAGAGATTAT CTTCTATCCAAGATCTTTCAACTCTCAGCCGCACCACCTACGTCAAGTGCATTGATGCGTCGCCATGAGAGAGCTGATGCATTTTGTGAGGCGATCCGTGCTTTGGATGCTACAG ACCTATCGCCAACCAGCATACGAGAGTTGTTCCTTCCTACCATACAAAACCTTTTAAGGGATTTAGATGCTCTGGATCCAGCACACAAGGAAGCTCTTGAAATCATAATGAAGGAGAGATCAGGAGGAACATTTGAAACCATCAGTAAGGTGATGGGTGCACATCTCGGAATTGCGTCCTCGGTTACCAATTTCTTTGGTGTTGATGGTGGGATAttgggaaagaaagaaagtctGGAGCCAATTCCAAGCGAACCAGTTGAGCCACCAAATCCGACACCGCCGCCACCAGCTGAGGACACTAGGTTCAGACGAATCATGCGAGGAAGTTTCACCGACATGCTCCGTGGCAAAGTAAAAAGTCAGGACGATTCTCAGAGTCTATGA
- the LOC103485454 gene encoding DNA-directed RNA polymerases II, IV and V subunit 12 isoform X1, with protein MLKLHVHYVWGIQLKEREEKEAAASSARSHPLHFDFSANRKIFEVSLMDPQPEPVSYICGDCGMENTLKQGDVIQCRECGYRILYKKRTRRIVQYEAR; from the exons ATGCTTAAACTTCACGTTCATTACGTATGGGGAATTCAATTGAaggagagagaggaaaaagaagCAGCAGCGAGCTCTGCTAGATCTCACCCTCTACACTTTGATTTTTCAGCAAATCG GAAGATTTTTGAAGTTTCACTCATGGATCCTCAACCCGAACCAGTCAGCTACATCTGTGGAG ATTGTGGAATGGAGAACACTCTGAAGCAGGGTGATGTTATACAGTGCCGGGAGTGTGGTTATCGTATTCTCTACAAGAAGCGCACCCGTCGCA TTGTTCAGTACGAGGCCCGCTGA
- the LOC103485454 gene encoding DNA-directed RNA polymerases II, IV and V subunit 12 isoform X2, with protein MDPQPEPVSYICGDCGMENTLKQGDVIQCRECGYRILYKKRTRRIVQYEAR; from the exons ATGGATCCTCAACCCGAACCAGTCAGCTACATCTGTGGAG ATTGTGGAATGGAGAACACTCTGAAGCAGGGTGATGTTATACAGTGCCGGGAGTGTGGTTATCGTATTCTCTACAAGAAGCGCACCCGTCGCA TTGTTCAGTACGAGGCCCGCTGA
- the LOC103485459 gene encoding protein PLASTID MOVEMENT IMPAIRED 2 yields the protein MERREFDSKIRGGLVRAAINQYGDGKENGISWKKSLTQDSSEYSLKARELQKAKTDVDHYKKTRNAADSFSAQTQLELLNAKNTVKKLSSLFDKSNATARAHKQEIETLKKSASVQGLQLAVSSSENHQYAELMRELESAKLELSKLKLDMGSVFHEKLLAEKEKEEAISKFQSLSNSIEELRKEIDEINEEQVLVELAQIEALKEFQEIEAQRSIEAKEFLCAIENKRKIIDELVQEVEGLKELEKQLSLTTSDVNVLQRELKLVKELEIKSQRKVKMIELEKNSQVEEDELLLQSITEELKTAKKDLALIRDEGFQFMTSMDAVRRELKHVKEEVASLKKPNGKTDSIVQKLNSKLLRAKAKLEAVSSAEEKVKAIASNLSLSIEQMKKETEAAKKEKELIDEEIKNTKAEIQKIESEIDLNEICLQDALQELEKVKSSEAFVLENLKSLTESTMRSRASATKNSSFVTISRFEYEYLAGHAVAAQEVAKKKVAAAQAWIEAIKASEVETTKTIELAELEIEEMRMEEEKQAYRANRSLSAKRMVEGELQNWRQNREKNVEDENGEATNRPKTIRRNGSMTPRRLKFRISASPSPHMMNGRTDSFSMQKRTKVVKNLAKFFNGKKAKMNP from the exons ATGGAGAGGAGAGAGTTTGACAGCAAAATTAGAGGTGGATTAGTCAGAGCAGCTATTAATCAATATGGAGATGGTAAAGAGAATGGTATTTCATGGAAGAAATCACTCACCCAAGATTCCTCAGAG TATTCCTTAAAGGCAAGAGAGCTCCAAAAGGCAAAGACAGACGTTGACCATTATAAAAAGACTAGAAATGCAGCAGATTCCTTTAGTGCCCAAACTCAACTTGAACTTCTCAATGCCAAGAACACAGTGAAAAAGCTCTCCTCACTTTTTGACAAATCAAATGCCACCGCTCGGGCGCATAAGCAGGAAATCGAAACGTTGAAGAAGTCAGCTTCTGTCCAGGGCCTGCAGTTGGCCGTGTCAAGCAGTGAAAATCACCAGTATGCAGAATTGATGCGGGAACTGGAATCTGCAAAACTAGAATTAAGCAAACTCAAACTTGATATGGGTTCTgtttttcatgagaaattgctggcagagaaggaaaaagaagaagccATTTCGAAATTTCAATCCCTGTCAAACTCTATTGAAGAGCTAAGAAAGGAGATTGATGAAATAAATGAAGAACAAGTATTAGTTGAGTTAGCTCAGATAGAGGCTTTGAAGGAGTTTCAAGAGATAGAGGCCCAGAGAAGCATAGAAGCCAAAGAATTCTTATGTGCCATTGAAAACAAGAGGAAGATTATTGATGAACTTGTTCAAGAGGTTGAAGGCTTAAAAGAGCTAGAAAAGCAATTGAGTCTCACAACATCAGATGTGAATGTGTTACAGAGGGAACTAAAGTTGGTGAAGGAATTAGAAATCAAATCTCAGAGAAAAGTTAAGATGATAGAATTGGAAAAAAATTCTCAGGTAGAAGAAGATGAGCTTTTGTTGCAGTCTATCACAGAAGAACTCAAGACAGCAAAGAAGGATTTGGCCTTAATACGAGATGAAGGCTTTCAGTTCATGACATCAATGGATGCTGTACGAAGGGAACTAAAACATGTCAAGGAAGAGGTTGCTAGTTTGAAAAAACCTAATGGAAAAACAGATTCAATTGTTCAAAAACTGAACTCTAAACTGCTTAGAGCAAAAGCAAAATTGGAGGCTGTATCTTCTGCTGAAGAGAAAGTCAAAGCAATTGCTTCTAATCTGTCTTTAAGCATAGaacaaatgaagaaagaaaCGGAAGctgcaaagaaagaaaaagagctTATTGATGAAGAAATTAAAAACACTAAAGCAGAAATCCAAAAGATCGAATCTGAAATCGACTTAAACGAGATATGCTTACAAGATGCCTTGCAAGAGCTTGAAAAAGTGAAGTCTTCTGAGGCTTTTGTACTTGAAAATTTGAAGTCACTAACAGAAAGTACAATGAGATCTAGAGCTTCTGCAACTAAGAATAGCTCCTTTGTCACCATCTCTCGTTTCGAATACGAGTACTTAGCTGGTCATGCGGTTGCTGCCCAAGAAGTTGCTAAGAAAAAAGTTGCAGCAGCTCAGGCTTGGATTGAAGCCATTAAAGCAAGTGAAGTTGAAACAACAAAGACAATTGAATTGGCCGAACTTGAAATCGAAGAGATGAGAATGGAAGAAGAGAAACAAGCATACAGGGCAAACAGATCACTATCTGCAAAAAGAATGGTGGAGGGAGAGTTACAGAACTGGAGACAAAATCGTGAGAAGAATGTAGAAGATGAAAATGGGGAAGCAACAAATCGTCCAAAAACTATTAGGAGAAATGGAAGTATGACTCCAAGGCGATTAAAGTTCAGAATATCAGCCTCACCATCGCCTCATATGATGAATGGAAGAACCGACTCCTTTTCCATGCAGAAGAGAACGAAGGTTGTGAAAAATCTTGCCAAATTCTTCAATGGCAAGAAAGCTAAAATGAATCCTTGA
- the LOC103485458 gene encoding receptor protein kinase-like protein ZAR1: MHDFHEWWNQNKTTFVNFLQHFPLQTKSNPKFSSQIPSTISPARISSNYAETSPKWTTLKFKNPSSLLSCFLSQVSNLLVTIRNLLALHFDAYFKRNTLSDCNKTLNNMDLLEIWLVFIVSNHFSFVSSLNEEGLALLSFKSSTFDSQGFLQNWNLSDATPCSWNGITCSEQRVVSLSIVDKKLSGTLHPALGKLGSLHHLSLQNNNLFGSFPTELYNLVELQSLDLSQNLFNGSIPDGFGSHLTSLQNLNLSFNVLHGLIPADFGNLSNLQGTLDLSHNVFTGPIPVSLSSLPTTLYIDLSYNNLSGSIPPQEALQNLGPTAYVGNAFLCGLPLNVSCSFVIPPPNHNPWFHCPSHGKGGKACSIITGSASIIVGFCLIILVVFWCKRAYPAKGSENLNGSCNFRQALMFKTEFSCFAKHEVEPLPENMDNYNFVLLDRQVDFDLEQLLKSSAYLLGKNGNGIVYKVFLERGLKLAVRRLEDGAYERFKEFQTEVEAIGKVRHPNIVALLAYCWSDEEKLLIHEYIPQGDLAIAIHGKAEISYFKPLSWSDRVKIMKGIAKGLTYLHEFSPRKYVHGDLKPTNILLGNNMEPYIADFGLGRLANAAGDFTGPPSEKTSTATPRRSPFRSNSMCSSLSIGSYYQAPEALKAGKPSQKWDVYSLGVILLEIITGKYPVIQWGSSEMELVEWVELGMDEGKRVLCMMDPSMCGEVEKEEAAAAIEIAVACTRKNPEKRPCMRIVSECLEKLGTSS; the protein is encoded by the exons ATGCACGATTTCCACGAATGGTGgaatcaaaacaaaacaacattTGTCAATTTCTTACAACATTTTCCACTACAAACAAAATCTAACCCAAAGTTTTCCAGCCAAATTCCATCAACAATCAGCCCAGCAAGAATCTCCTCCAATTACGCCGAAACCAGTCCCAAATGGACCACCTTAAAATTCAAAAATCCCAGCAGCcttctttcttgttttctttcccAAGTATCAAACTTACTGGTTACGATTAGGAACCTTCTGGCTCTCCATTTTGATGCTTATTTCAAGAGAAACACTCTTTCAGATTGTAACAAAACTCTAAACAATATGGATCTACTGGAGATTTGGTTAGTTTTCATTGTGAGCAACCATTTCTCATTTGTCTCTTCTCTGAACGAAGAGGGATTAGCTCTGCTGTCATTCAAAAGCTCAACTTTTGATTCTCAAGGGTTCCTCCAAAACTGGAATTTGTCTGATGCAACACCGTGTTCGTGGAATGGAATCACTTGTTCAGAACAAAGAGTTGTCTCTCTCAGTATTGTAGACAAGAAACTCTCTGGTACTCTCCATCCTGCACTCGGAAAACTTGGGTCACTCCACCATTTGAGCCTTCAGAACAACAATCTTTTCGGAAGCTTCCCAACTGAACTCTACAACCTGGTAGAGTTACAAAGCTTGGACCTCTCACAAAATCTCTTTAATGGTTCTATTCCAGATGGGTTTGGTTCCCATTTGACATCTCTTCAGAATCTCAATCTTTCCTTCAATGTGCTCCACGGTTTGATCCCTGCTGACTTTGGCAACTTGTCCAACTTGCAAGGTACTCTTGATTTGTCTCACAATGTCTTTACCGGCCCAATCCCGGTGAGCCTAAGCAGCCTCCCTACAACCCTTTATATTGATCTCAGTTACAATAATCTCAGCGGCTCAATTCCACCACAAGAAGCTTTGCAGAACCTTGGACCAACAGCTTATGTAGGGAATGCCTTTCTCTGTGGACTTCCCCTTAATGTTTCATGTTCATTCGTAATACCACCGCCAAATCACAACCCATGGTTCCATTGCCCATCACATGGAAAAGGTGGAAAAGCTTGTTCCATAATCACAGGCTCGGCTAGTATCATAGTTGGTTTCTGCTTGATTATCCTAGTAGTATTTTGGTGCAAGAGAGCTTATCCGGCTAAAGGTAGTGAAAATCTAAATGGCTCCTGTAACTTTCGGCAGGCATTGATGTTTAAAACAGAGTTTTCTTGCTTCGCAAAACATGAAGTTGAGCCCCTACCAGAGAACATGGATAACTATAACTTTGTACTACTTGATCGGCAAGTCGACTTTGATCTTGAGCAACTTTTGAAATCCTCGGCTTATCTTCTAGGCAAGAACGGGAATGGGATTGTGTATAAAGTGTTTCTAGAGAGAGGATTAAAGCTAGCAGTAAGAAGGTTGGAAGATGGAGCTTATGAAAGATTTAAAGAGTTTCAAACTGAAGTTGAAGCAATAGGGAAAGTGAGGCATCCCAATATTGTAGCTCTTTTAGCTTATTGCTGGTCTGATGAAGAGAAACTGCTCATTCATGAGTATATACCTCAGGGAGACCTAGCCATTGCAATTCATG GAAAAGCAGAAATTTCCTACTTCAAACCACTTTCATGGAGTGATCGTGTGAAAATCATGAAAGGAATAGCAAAGGGATTGACATACCTTCACGAATTCAGCCCAAGAAAATACGTCCACGGCGATCTGAAACCAACCAACATTCTCCTAGGCAACAACATGGAACCCTACATCGCAGATTTTGGACTCGGACGACTAGCAAATGCCGCCGGAGATTTCACCGGCCCACCATCGGAAAAAACCTCCACGGCAACGCCGCGGCGGTCTCCATTCCGATCAAATTCCATGTGCTCCTCTCTGTCGATAGGGTCGTATTATCAAGCCCCGGAAGCGTTGAAGGCGGGAAAACCATCGCAGAAGTGGGATGTTTACTCGTTGGGGGTGATATTACTAGAAATTATCACGGGAAAGTATCCGGTGATTCAATGGGGTTCGTCAGAGATGGAGCTGGTAGAATGGGTGGAGCTTGGAATGGATGAAGGGAAAAGGGTATTGTGTATGATGGATCCGTCAATGTGTGGGGAAGTGGAGAAGGAAGAAGCTGCGGCGGCCATTGAAATAGCTGTTGCTTGCACTCGGAAGAACCCTGAAAAGAGACCTTGTATGAGAATTGTCTCTGAATGTTTGGAAAAATTGGGAACTTCATCGTAA